Proteins encoded by one window of Salvia splendens isolate huo1 chromosome 7, SspV2, whole genome shotgun sequence:
- the LOC121810244 gene encoding serine/threonine-protein phosphatase 5-like isoform X1, with product MPPSMATENSTNTSRAEEFKVQANEAFKAHKYSQAIDLYTQAIEVNNDNAVYWANRAFAHAKLEEYGSAIQDATSAIEIDPKYSKGYYRRGAAYLAMGKFKEALKDFQQVKRLCPNDPDAAKKLKECEKAVMKLKFEEAISVPESEKRSVADSIDYHTIGTSPGSSYVSLKVTAVAAAVALLAVYVRTKGSIAVATTAMTIVLVVLGTCWQGRCKESVFTKGRTLDLEVDSQYSGARIEGDVVTLDFVKKMLEDFKNQKFLHKRYACQIVLQMRDLLRELPSLVDIHVPDGKHFTVCGDVHGQFYDLINIFELNGLPSEDNPYLFNGDFVDRGSFSLEVILTLFAFKCMCPSAIYLSRGNHESKGMNKIYGFEGEVRSKLNDTFVELFAEVFCCLPLAHVINNKVFVVHGGLFSVDGVKLSDIRAIDRFCEPPEEGLMCELLWSDPQPQLGRGPSKRGVGLSFGGDVTKRFLEDNNLDLVVRSHEVKDEGYEIEHDGKLITVFSAPNYCDQMGNKGAFIRFEAPDLKPNIATFSAVPHPDVKPMAYANNFLRMFS from the exons ATGCCCCCTAGCATGGCGACTGAAAATTCCACAAACACTTCACGAGCTGAAGAATTCAAAGTCCAAGCAAATGAAGCCTTTAAAG CGCATAAATACTCGCAAGCAATTGATTTGTACACGCAAGCGATAGAGGTGAATAATGATAATGCGGTTTACTGGGCTAACCGTGCGTTTGCGCACGCTAAGTTGGAGGAGTACGGGAGTGCTATCCAGGATGCTACATCGGCTATTGAGATCGATCCGAAGTATTCGAAG GGTTATTACAGGCGAGGTGCGGCCTATTTGGCGATGGGGAAATTTAAGGAAGCTCTTAAGGACTTTCAACAA gTCAAAAGACTTTGCCCAAATGATCCTGATGCTGCCAAGAAATTAAAGGAGTGCGAGAAGGCGGtcatgaagctaaaatttgaaGAAGCTATTTCTGTACCTGAATCAGAAAAGCGTTCAGTAGCTGACTCTATTGATTATCACACAATAG GGACTAGTCCTGGCTCATCTTATGTTTCCCTGAAAGTTACTGCTGTAGCAGCGGCAGTAGCACTACTGGCAGTATATGTTCGGACTAAAGGATCCATAGCAGTGGCAACAACAGCTATGACGATTGTATTGGTGGTCTTGGGAACATGTTGGCAAGGCCGATGCAAAGAAAGTGTCTTTACCAAGGGTCGAACACTTGACTTAG AGGTTGACTCACAATATTCTGGAGCAAGAATAGAGGGGGATGTTGTTACATTAGATTTTGTCAAGAAAATGCTGGAGGACTTCAAGAATCAGAAGTTCCTACACAAAAG ATATGCATGCCAGATCGTGCTGCAAATGAGAGATTTGTTGCGAGAATTGCCATCTCTAGTTGATATTCATGTTCCCGATGGAAAGCATTTCACTGTATGCGGTGATGTACATGGTCAG TTTTATGATTTGATAAATATATTTGAGCTCAATGGACTTCCTTCCGAAGACAATCCCTATCTGTTCAATGGAGACTTCGTAGATAGAGGTTCATTTTCTTTAGAGGTTATACTGACACTGTTTGCCTTCAAGTGCATGTGCCCATCAG CTATTTACCTTTCTCGAGGGAACCATGAAAGCAAGGGCATGAATAAGATTTATGGTTTCGAGGGTGAAGTTAGATCCAAATTGAATGATACATTTGTGGAACTATTTGCCGAAGTGTTCTGTTGCTTACCTTTGGCTCATGTCATAAACAACAAAGTTTTTGTCGTCCATGGAGGTCTTTTTAGTGTTGATGGAGTGAAGCTATCTGACATCCGTGCAATTGACCGTTTTTGTGAGCCTCCTGAGGAGG GGTTGATGTGTGAATTACTGTGGAGTGATCCACAACCTCAGCTTGGCAGGGGACCAAGCAAGCGTGGTGTTGGTCTTTCGTTCGGTGGAGATGTAACGAAAAGATTTTTGGAGGACAATAACCTAG ATTTAGTAGTGCGGTCACATGAAGTTAAGGATGAGGGTTACGAGATTGAGCATGATGGCAAACTCATTACTGTATTCTCTGCTCCAAATTATTGTGATCAG ATGGGAAACAAAGGTGCATTTATTCGTTTTGAAGCACCAGATCTCAAACCCAATATCGCAACGTTCTCAGCAGTG CCGCACCCTGATGTCAAACCAATGGCATACGCAAACAACTTCCTACGGATGTTCTCGTAA
- the LOC121810244 gene encoding serine/threonine-protein phosphatase 5-like isoform X2, with protein MPPSMATENSTNTSRAEEFKVQANEAFKAHKYSQAIDLYTQAIEVNNDNAVYWANRAFAHAKLEEYGSAIQDATSAIEIDPKYSKGYYRRGAAYLAMGKFKEALKDFQQVKRLCPNDPDAAKKLKECEKAVMKLKFEEAISVPESEKRSVADSIDYHTIEVDSQYSGARIEGDVVTLDFVKKMLEDFKNQKFLHKRYACQIVLQMRDLLRELPSLVDIHVPDGKHFTVCGDVHGQFYDLINIFELNGLPSEDNPYLFNGDFVDRGSFSLEVILTLFAFKCMCPSAIYLSRGNHESKGMNKIYGFEGEVRSKLNDTFVELFAEVFCCLPLAHVINNKVFVVHGGLFSVDGVKLSDIRAIDRFCEPPEEGLMCELLWSDPQPQLGRGPSKRGVGLSFGGDVTKRFLEDNNLDLVVRSHEVKDEGYEIEHDGKLITVFSAPNYCDQMGNKGAFIRFEAPDLKPNIATFSAVPHPDVKPMAYANNFLRMFS; from the exons ATGCCCCCTAGCATGGCGACTGAAAATTCCACAAACACTTCACGAGCTGAAGAATTCAAAGTCCAAGCAAATGAAGCCTTTAAAG CGCATAAATACTCGCAAGCAATTGATTTGTACACGCAAGCGATAGAGGTGAATAATGATAATGCGGTTTACTGGGCTAACCGTGCGTTTGCGCACGCTAAGTTGGAGGAGTACGGGAGTGCTATCCAGGATGCTACATCGGCTATTGAGATCGATCCGAAGTATTCGAAG GGTTATTACAGGCGAGGTGCGGCCTATTTGGCGATGGGGAAATTTAAGGAAGCTCTTAAGGACTTTCAACAA gTCAAAAGACTTTGCCCAAATGATCCTGATGCTGCCAAGAAATTAAAGGAGTGCGAGAAGGCGGtcatgaagctaaaatttgaaGAAGCTATTTCTGTACCTGAATCAGAAAAGCGTTCAGTAGCTGACTCTATTGATTATCACACAATAG AGGTTGACTCACAATATTCTGGAGCAAGAATAGAGGGGGATGTTGTTACATTAGATTTTGTCAAGAAAATGCTGGAGGACTTCAAGAATCAGAAGTTCCTACACAAAAG ATATGCATGCCAGATCGTGCTGCAAATGAGAGATTTGTTGCGAGAATTGCCATCTCTAGTTGATATTCATGTTCCCGATGGAAAGCATTTCACTGTATGCGGTGATGTACATGGTCAG TTTTATGATTTGATAAATATATTTGAGCTCAATGGACTTCCTTCCGAAGACAATCCCTATCTGTTCAATGGAGACTTCGTAGATAGAGGTTCATTTTCTTTAGAGGTTATACTGACACTGTTTGCCTTCAAGTGCATGTGCCCATCAG CTATTTACCTTTCTCGAGGGAACCATGAAAGCAAGGGCATGAATAAGATTTATGGTTTCGAGGGTGAAGTTAGATCCAAATTGAATGATACATTTGTGGAACTATTTGCCGAAGTGTTCTGTTGCTTACCTTTGGCTCATGTCATAAACAACAAAGTTTTTGTCGTCCATGGAGGTCTTTTTAGTGTTGATGGAGTGAAGCTATCTGACATCCGTGCAATTGACCGTTTTTGTGAGCCTCCTGAGGAGG GGTTGATGTGTGAATTACTGTGGAGTGATCCACAACCTCAGCTTGGCAGGGGACCAAGCAAGCGTGGTGTTGGTCTTTCGTTCGGTGGAGATGTAACGAAAAGATTTTTGGAGGACAATAACCTAG ATTTAGTAGTGCGGTCACATGAAGTTAAGGATGAGGGTTACGAGATTGAGCATGATGGCAAACTCATTACTGTATTCTCTGCTCCAAATTATTGTGATCAG ATGGGAAACAAAGGTGCATTTATTCGTTTTGAAGCACCAGATCTCAAACCCAATATCGCAACGTTCTCAGCAGTG CCGCACCCTGATGTCAAACCAATGGCATACGCAAACAACTTCCTACGGATGTTCTCGTAA
- the LOC121811392 gene encoding receptor like protein 29-like, whose product MLSPFLFPLHILLLFTFSTNQPSLAADNTTPSSSMSRHELETLYKIMESLSADQDWRVAYPNPCQPGSGWQGIECKHSTPDNLFHVTRLDLGTFPNPSCKNSATFPPEIFHLPNLDAIFIFQCFTNAPTRITIPPNNLLPASPLQQLSLRSNSALIGTIPPQISTLKSLKILTLSQNRLMGQIPTEIFTSSALVHLDLSYNALTGAIPLELGNLGNLVGLDLSYNKLTGPIPSAIGELRILQKLDLSSNLLTGTIPDSINHLQSLVFLALSSNRLHGAFPKGLINLHSLQYFLMDSNPMSVSLPVELGQLKKLQELRLSNSGYSGTIPSAYSQLLNLSSLSLQNNKLSGKIPDAFSNLSHIYHLNLSRNFLEGVVPFNSTFLKRLGRNLDLSGNLGLCLSPSAAYDGVGVGVCGDNNRISSKPIKTSEAALLQCSTLLFTFFTILSFHHTNYYF is encoded by the coding sequence ATGCTCTCTCCATTCCTATTCCCTCTTCACATTCTGCTGCTATTCACCTTCTCCACCAATCAACCATCCTTAGCAGCTGACAACACCACACCTTCCAGCAGCATGAGCCGCCACGAGCTCGAAACGTTGTACAAGATCATGGAGAGCCTCTCGGCCGACCAGGACTGGAGAGTCGCTTACCCGAACCCCTGCCAGCCCGGCTCGGGCTGGCAGGGGATCGAGTGCAAGCACTCGACCCCCGACAACCTCTTCCACGTCACCCGCCTCGACCTTGGCACCTTTCCCAATCCATCTTGCAAGAACTCTGCCACATTCCCACCAGAAATCTTCCACCTCCCGAATCTCGACGCAATCTTCATCTTCCAATGCTTCACCAACGCCCCGACACGAATCACGATCCCTCCGAACAACCTCCTCCCTGCCTCCCCTCTCCAGCAGCTCAGCCTGAGATCAAACTCTGCACTCATTGGCACAATCCCACCTCAAATCTCCACTCTGAAGTCCCTCAAAATCCTCACATTGTCCCAGAACCGGCTAATGGGGCAAATCCCGACCGAGATCTTCACCTCCAGCGCCCTCGTGCACCTCGACCTGAGCTACAACGCCCTCACGGGCGCAATCCCATTAGAGCTAGGCAATCTTGGAAACCTTGTAGGCCTTGACCTGAGCTACAACAAGCTCACAGGGCCAATCCCTTCCGCAATAGGAGAGCTTCGGATTCTCCAGAAGCTCGACCTCAGCTCGAATCTCCTCACTGGAACCATCCCAGACTCCATCAATCACCTCCAGTCTCTAGTTTTCCTAGCACTCAGCAGCAACAGATTGCATGGTGCATTCCCCAAAGGCCTCATCAACCTCCACAGCTTGCAGTATTTCTTGATGGACAGCAATCCCATGTCCGTTTCCCTGCCCGTGGAACTCGGGCAGCTGAAGAAGCTGCAGGAGCTTCGCCTCTCGAACTCTGGCTACTCCGGCACCATCCCTTCTGCATACTCCCAGCTCCTCAACCTCAGCTCTCTGTCACTCCAAAACAACAAACTATCAGGAAAAATCCCAGATGCATTCTCCAATCTCTCCCACATCTACCACCTCAACCTCAGCAGGAACTTTCTAGAAGGTGTTGTCCCCTTCAACTCAACCTTCTTAAAAAGGCTTGGGAGGAACCTGGACCTTAGTGGCAACCTGGGGCTGTGTTTAAGCCCTTCTGCTGCCTATGATGGAGTCGGTGTCGGCGTCTGTGGTGACAACAACAGAATCAGCAGCAAACCAATCAAGACATCTGAAGCTGCATTGCTGCAATGTTCCACTCTGCTCTTTACCTTCTTCACCATTCTATCATTTCATCACACAAATTATTATTTCTAG